A single genomic interval of uncultured Fusobacterium sp. harbors:
- a CDS encoding P-loop NTPase, with amino-acid sequence MKIAVLSGKGGTGKTTVSSNLAFISKMLLIDTD; translated from the coding sequence ATGAAGATAGCTGTGTTAAGTGGTAAGGGAGGAACTGGTAAAACAACAGTAAGTAGCAACCTTGCCTTTATATCAAAAATGTTGCTCATAGATACAGATAT
- a CDS encoding NifB/NifX family molybdenum-iron cluster-binding protein, with protein sequence MKIAIGLEENSYESQVDRRFGRASFFILIDTENNNYEIIENEAKDEATGAGLKVVKNLMSLGVDEIIAGEIGPKAAVLIEEFDIPTYKLGELKSVDEVLKNYKENKLEKFDFSAKLQGLRMA encoded by the coding sequence ATGAAAATAGCAATAGGTTTAGAGGAAAATAGTTATGAATCACAAGTTGATAGAAGATTTGGAAGAGCAAGTTTCTTTATTTTAATAGATACAGAAAATAATAATTATGAGATTATTGAAAATGAGGCAAAAGATGAGGCTACTGGAGCAGGGCTTAAAGTTGTAAAAAATCTTATGAGTTTAGGAGTAGATGAGATAATAGCTGGAGAGATTGGACCAAAAGCTGCTGTTTTAATAGAGGAGTTTGATATCCCAACATACAAATTAGGAGAATTAAAAAGTGTAGATGAAGTTTTAAAAAACTATAAAGAAAATAAACTTGAGAAATTTGATTTTTCAGCTAAGCTACAAGGATTGAGAATGGCGTAG
- a CDS encoding NifB/NifX family molybdenum-iron cluster-binding protein produces the protein MSNEILRVGFPTNDEITVEEHFGHCEKFAVYTIENGNVVKKEILEAPEHAPGVFPRFIAANNINVVITGGMGQRAIDLIKANGGQVILGATGKIDDVLGIYLQGSLYSKGSACAHHHHDHDDDHKCQH, from the coding sequence ATGAGTAATGAAATTTTAAGAGTTGGATTCCCAACAAATGACGAGATAACAGTAGAGGAACACTTTGGACACTGTGAAAAATTTGCAGTATATACAATAGAAAATGGAAATGTAGTTAAAAAAGAGATTCTTGAAGCTCCAGAACATGCACCAGGAGTATTCCCTAGATTTATAGCTGCTAACAACATCAATGTAGTAATTACTGGTGGAATGGGACAAAGAGCTATTGACTTAATTAAAGCAAATGGTGGACAAGTTATATTAGGAGCTACTGGAAAAATTGATGATGTATTAGGAATTTACCTACAAGGAAGTCTATACTCTAAAGGATCAGCTTGTGCACATCATCACCACGATCATGACGATGATCACAAATGCCAACACTAA
- a CDS encoding DUF134 domain-containing protein, with translation MPRCKKQRCCRLLENERIFKPTGIPLSEMEIIDIEIDELEAVRLCDYEGKSQIETAEIMGISRGTVQRLLNSGRRKILDGLLHLKAIKLKNTGDGFNE, from the coding sequence ATGCCAAGATGTAAAAAACAGAGATGTTGTAGATTATTGGAAAATGAGAGAATATTTAAACCTACTGGAATTCCATTGTCTGAAATGGAGATTATAGATATAGAGATAGATGAATTAGAGGCTGTAAGATTGTGTGACTATGAGGGAAAAAGTCAAATTGAAACAGCTGAAATAATGGGAATATCTAGGGGAACTGTTCAAAGACTGCTAAATTCAGGAAGAAGAAAGATATTAGATGGTTTATTACATCTAAAAGCAATAAAATTAAAAAACACAGGAGATGGTTTTAATGAGTAA